The following proteins are co-located in the Palaemon carinicauda isolate YSFRI2023 chromosome 30, ASM3689809v2, whole genome shotgun sequence genome:
- the LOC137623443 gene encoding uncharacterized protein, producing MHARTAKNAISNTSVHNIYYTDGSLDRDIPAAAAALVYPSGCRENWRHSNPTSTLQSELVAIAKALEHLTSLHERNTTIHTGLRGAILALSNIEPTENVYLITAIQYLALAYQINNRQITLNWIPSHTGITGDDEADHLAKSALMCQTISITLQLSQKTIKNRMAAFCNMQKTTKIRQAFIDGSRSAKWYIETTNLIPYPLAINIPCQVAVIIWRQRHGYLCY from the coding sequence atGCACGCCAGAACAGCCAAAAATGCAATCAGCAATACCTCAGTCcacaacatctactatactgatggatcacttgatcgtgatattcctgcagcagcagctgcactCGTTTATCCATCAGGCTGCAGAGAAAACTGGAGGCATTCAAACCCCACCTCTACACTACAAAGCGAACTGGTGGcgattgccaaagccctagaacacttgACCAGTCTACATGAAAGAAACACAACAATCCACACAGGCttgagaggagccattctggctctcagcaacatagaacccactgaaaatgtctacctgatcacagcaatacagtacctAGCCTTAGCTTACCAAATCAACAACAGGCAAATAACCCtaaattggattccaagtcacactggaatcactggcgATGACGAGGCTGATCACTTAGCTAAATCTGCtctaatgtgccagacaatcagtatcacacttcaactTTCACAgaaaaccatcaagaatcgaatggcagccttttgcaacatgcaaaagactaCAAAAATAAGGCAAGCCTTCATTGATGGATCCAGATCAGCCAAATGGTATATCGAAACAACAAACCTAATTCCGTATCCACTTGCAATAAATATCCCCTGCCAAGTTGCAGTCATTATTTGGAGACAGCGTCATGGATATCTGTGCTACTAg